A single window of Gossypium arboreum isolate Shixiya-1 chromosome 13, ASM2569848v2, whole genome shotgun sequence DNA harbors:
- the LOC108463847 gene encoding fatty acid amide hydrolase isoform X1 → MGKKRVMVPAKDLDLSTVKYEHEVIKAPHLTGSMLKLFVRMVEAPVLGSLIMSFLKKQNKMVEMLQNTVIPEAPMFKPEFPPQDAEPSVVIVDEERKPEDRVELALKCLPHYDPASCWSGDSLPSFRYWKIRDYAYAYRSKLVTPSMVAEKIISIIEDCNYHKPPTPLLISFDAEDIRKQAAASTQRFEEGNPLSILDGIFMAIKDDIDCYPHPSKGATTWMHEVRSVEKDAVCVSRLRSCGVILVGKANMHELGMGTTGNNPNYGTTRNPHALERYTGGSSSGPAAIVASGLCSAALGTDGGGSVRIPSSLCGVVGLKTTYGRTSMEGSICDAGTVEIIGPIASTVEDVILVYAAILGSSPEDRISLRPPPPCFPDLSSLENANTLGSLRLGKYTEWFNDVHSTDISDVCEDVLKLLSKSHGCETIEMVIPELHEMRTAHVVSIGSETQCSLNPDCEDGKGVKLTYDTRISMALFRSFTASDYVAAQCLRRRIMHHHMEIFKKVDVIVTPTTGMTAPKIPSSALKDGETDMQVTVHSVSAYLMRFIIAGNLLGLPAITVPVGYDKQGLPIGLQLIGRPWGEATILHLASAVEELCAKSRKKPASFYDILNIK, encoded by the exons ATGGGGAAGAAGAGGGTTATGGTGCCGGCCAAGGACCTGGACTTGTCCACCGTCAAATACGAGCATGAAGTGATCAAAG CTCCTCATTTGACGGGTTCGATGCTGAAGTTGTTTGTGAGGATGgttgaagctcctgttttaggcTCTTTGATCATGTCTTTTTTGAAAAAACAGAACAAAATGGTTGAG ATGTTGCAGAACACTGTGATACCAGAAGCACCCATGTTTAAACCTGAATTTCCTCCTCAAG ATGCAGAACCTTCTGTAGTCATTGTGGATGAAGAAAGAAAACCTGAGGATCGAGTTGAACTGGCCTTGAAGTGTCTGCCTCATTATGATCCGGCCAGTTGCTGGAGTGGGGATTCGCTTCCATCATTCCGGTACTGGAAGATTCGTGATTATGCTTATGCTTATCGATCTAAACTTGTGACACCTTCTATG GTTGCTGAAAAGATCATCTCGATAATTGAGGATTGTAACTATCATAAGCCCCCGACACCATTATTGATTTCATTTGATGCTGAGGATATAAGGAAGCAGGCTGCAGCTTCAACACAAAGGTTCGAGGAAG GAAACCCATTGTCAATCTTGGATGGAATTTTCATGGCAATCAAGGACGATATAGACTGCTATCCTCATCCATCTAAGG GTGCAACAACTTGGATGCATGAGGTTCGCTCCGTTGAGAAGGACGCAGTTTGTGTGTCAAGATTGCGGAGCTGTGGTGTGATTCTTGTTGGGAAGGCCAACATGCATGAATTGGGCATGGGCACAACTGGAAACAATCCAAACTATGG AACAACCAGAAATCCTCATGCACTGGAAAGATATACAGGTGGATCCTCCTCTGGTCCAGCAGCAATTGTAGCTTCTGGACTATGTTCTGCTGCCCTTGGAACAGATGGTGGAG GTTCTGTCCGTATTCCTTCTTCCCTTTGCGGTGTTGTGGGCTTGAAAACAACTTATGGACGGACGAGCATGGAAGG GTCTATATGTGATGCTGGGACTGTGGAAATCATTGGACCAATAGCATCAACAGTGGAAGATGTCATATTAGT GTATGCAGCAATTTTGGGTTCTTCTCCAGAGGACAGAATCAGTTTGAGACCG CCTCCCCCCTGTTTTCCAGATTTGTCATCACTTGAGAATGCAAACACTTTGGGATCATTACGACTGGGGAAGTATACAGAG TGGTTTAATGATGTGCATTCAACTGATATCTCGGATGTCTGTGAAGATGTTCTTAAGCTTTTGTCAAAAAGCCATGGATGCGAA ACAATAGAGATGGTAATACCAGAACTACATGAGATGCGCACTGCTCATGTTGTCTCAATTGGATCGGAAACACAATGCTCGTTAAATCCGGATTGTGAAGACGG GAAAGGTGTGAAATTGACATATGATACTCGCATAAGTATGGCACTTTTTCGATCATTCACTGCATCAGATTATGTAGCTGCCCAATGTCTTAG ACGAAGGATAATGCACCATCACATGGAGATCTTCAAGAAGGTTGATGTCATAGTGACCCCAACAACTGG CATGACAGCCCCAAAAATACCATCTAGTGCTTTGAAAGATGGTGAGACAGATATGCAGGTTACAG TTCACTCTGTTTCAGCTTATCTCATGAGGTTCATTATTGCCGGTAATCTTCTTGGTCTTCCTGCCATTACCGTCCCT GTTGGTTATGACAAACAAGGCCTTCCAATAGGCTTGCAGCTCATTGGCCGTCCGTGGGGTGAAGCGACAATTTTACATTTGGCTTCCGCAGTTGAG GAACTTTGTGCTAAATCCAGGAAGAAACCTGCATCCTTCTAtgacattttaaatataaaataa
- the LOC108463847 gene encoding fatty acid amide hydrolase isoform X2: MGKKRVMVPAKDLDLSTVKYEHEVIKAPHLTGSMLKLFVRMVEAPVLGSLIMSFLKKQNKMVEMLQNTVIPEAPMFKPEFPPQDAEPSVVIVDEERKPEDRVELALKCLPHYDPASCWSGDSLPSFRYWKIRDYAYAYRSKLVTPSMVAEKIISIIEDCNYHKPPTPLLISFDAEDIRKQAAASTQRFEEGNPLSILDGIFMAIKDDIDCYPHPSKGATTWMHEVRSVEKDAVCVSRLRSCGVILVGKANMHELGMGTTGNNPNYGTTRNPHALERYTGGSSSGPAAIVASGLCSAALGTDGGGSVRIPSSLCGVVGLKTTYGRTSMEGSICDAGTVEIIGPIASTVEDVILVYAAILGSSPEDRISLRPPPPCFPDLSSLENANTLGSLRLGKYTEWFNDVHSTDISDVCEDVLKLLSKSHGCETIEMVIPELHEMRTAHVVSIGSETQCSLNPDCEDGKGVKLTYDTRISMALFRSFTASDYVAAQCLRRRIMHHHMEIFKKVDVIVTPTTGMTAPKIPSSALKDGETDMQVTAYLMRFIIAGNLLGLPAITVPVGYDKQGLPIGLQLIGRPWGEATILHLASAVEELCAKSRKKPASFYDILNIK; the protein is encoded by the exons ATGGGGAAGAAGAGGGTTATGGTGCCGGCCAAGGACCTGGACTTGTCCACCGTCAAATACGAGCATGAAGTGATCAAAG CTCCTCATTTGACGGGTTCGATGCTGAAGTTGTTTGTGAGGATGgttgaagctcctgttttaggcTCTTTGATCATGTCTTTTTTGAAAAAACAGAACAAAATGGTTGAG ATGTTGCAGAACACTGTGATACCAGAAGCACCCATGTTTAAACCTGAATTTCCTCCTCAAG ATGCAGAACCTTCTGTAGTCATTGTGGATGAAGAAAGAAAACCTGAGGATCGAGTTGAACTGGCCTTGAAGTGTCTGCCTCATTATGATCCGGCCAGTTGCTGGAGTGGGGATTCGCTTCCATCATTCCGGTACTGGAAGATTCGTGATTATGCTTATGCTTATCGATCTAAACTTGTGACACCTTCTATG GTTGCTGAAAAGATCATCTCGATAATTGAGGATTGTAACTATCATAAGCCCCCGACACCATTATTGATTTCATTTGATGCTGAGGATATAAGGAAGCAGGCTGCAGCTTCAACACAAAGGTTCGAGGAAG GAAACCCATTGTCAATCTTGGATGGAATTTTCATGGCAATCAAGGACGATATAGACTGCTATCCTCATCCATCTAAGG GTGCAACAACTTGGATGCATGAGGTTCGCTCCGTTGAGAAGGACGCAGTTTGTGTGTCAAGATTGCGGAGCTGTGGTGTGATTCTTGTTGGGAAGGCCAACATGCATGAATTGGGCATGGGCACAACTGGAAACAATCCAAACTATGG AACAACCAGAAATCCTCATGCACTGGAAAGATATACAGGTGGATCCTCCTCTGGTCCAGCAGCAATTGTAGCTTCTGGACTATGTTCTGCTGCCCTTGGAACAGATGGTGGAG GTTCTGTCCGTATTCCTTCTTCCCTTTGCGGTGTTGTGGGCTTGAAAACAACTTATGGACGGACGAGCATGGAAGG GTCTATATGTGATGCTGGGACTGTGGAAATCATTGGACCAATAGCATCAACAGTGGAAGATGTCATATTAGT GTATGCAGCAATTTTGGGTTCTTCTCCAGAGGACAGAATCAGTTTGAGACCG CCTCCCCCCTGTTTTCCAGATTTGTCATCACTTGAGAATGCAAACACTTTGGGATCATTACGACTGGGGAAGTATACAGAG TGGTTTAATGATGTGCATTCAACTGATATCTCGGATGTCTGTGAAGATGTTCTTAAGCTTTTGTCAAAAAGCCATGGATGCGAA ACAATAGAGATGGTAATACCAGAACTACATGAGATGCGCACTGCTCATGTTGTCTCAATTGGATCGGAAACACAATGCTCGTTAAATCCGGATTGTGAAGACGG GAAAGGTGTGAAATTGACATATGATACTCGCATAAGTATGGCACTTTTTCGATCATTCACTGCATCAGATTATGTAGCTGCCCAATGTCTTAG ACGAAGGATAATGCACCATCACATGGAGATCTTCAAGAAGGTTGATGTCATAGTGACCCCAACAACTGG CATGACAGCCCCAAAAATACCATCTAGTGCTTTGAAAGATGGTGAGACAGATATGCAGGTTACAG CTTATCTCATGAGGTTCATTATTGCCGGTAATCTTCTTGGTCTTCCTGCCATTACCGTCCCT GTTGGTTATGACAAACAAGGCCTTCCAATAGGCTTGCAGCTCATTGGCCGTCCGTGGGGTGAAGCGACAATTTTACATTTGGCTTCCGCAGTTGAG GAACTTTGTGCTAAATCCAGGAAGAAACCTGCATCCTTCTAtgacattttaaatataaaataa
- the LOC108463847 gene encoding fatty acid amide hydrolase isoform X3: protein MGKKRVMVPAKDLDLSTVKYEHEVIKAPHLTGSMLKLFVRMVEAPVLGSLIMSFLKKQNKMVEMLQNTVIPEAPMFKPEFPPQDAEPSVVIVDEERKPEDRVELALKCLPHYDPASCWSGDSLPSFRYWKIRDYAYAYRSKLVTPSMVAEKIISIIEDCNYHKPPTPLLISFDAEDIRKQAAASTQRFEEGNPLSILDGIFMAIKDDIDCYPHPSKGATTWMHEVRSVEKDAVCVSRLRSCGVILVGKANMHELGMGTTGNNPNYGTTRNPHALERYTGGSSSGPAAIVASGLCSAALGTDGGGSVRIPSSLCGVVGLKTTYGRTSMEGSICDAGTVEIIGPIASTVEDVILVYAAILGSSPEDRISLRPPPPCFPDLSSLENANTLGSLRLGKYTEWFNDVHSTDISDVCEDVLKLLSKSHGCETIEMVIPELHEMRTAHVVSIGSETQCSLNPDCEDGKGVKLTYDTRISMALFRSFTASDYVAAQCLRRRIMHHHMEIFKKVDVIVTPTTGMTAPKIPSSALKDGETDMQVTAYLMRFIIAGNLLGLPAITVPVRSAFFSPLT, encoded by the exons ATGGGGAAGAAGAGGGTTATGGTGCCGGCCAAGGACCTGGACTTGTCCACCGTCAAATACGAGCATGAAGTGATCAAAG CTCCTCATTTGACGGGTTCGATGCTGAAGTTGTTTGTGAGGATGgttgaagctcctgttttaggcTCTTTGATCATGTCTTTTTTGAAAAAACAGAACAAAATGGTTGAG ATGTTGCAGAACACTGTGATACCAGAAGCACCCATGTTTAAACCTGAATTTCCTCCTCAAG ATGCAGAACCTTCTGTAGTCATTGTGGATGAAGAAAGAAAACCTGAGGATCGAGTTGAACTGGCCTTGAAGTGTCTGCCTCATTATGATCCGGCCAGTTGCTGGAGTGGGGATTCGCTTCCATCATTCCGGTACTGGAAGATTCGTGATTATGCTTATGCTTATCGATCTAAACTTGTGACACCTTCTATG GTTGCTGAAAAGATCATCTCGATAATTGAGGATTGTAACTATCATAAGCCCCCGACACCATTATTGATTTCATTTGATGCTGAGGATATAAGGAAGCAGGCTGCAGCTTCAACACAAAGGTTCGAGGAAG GAAACCCATTGTCAATCTTGGATGGAATTTTCATGGCAATCAAGGACGATATAGACTGCTATCCTCATCCATCTAAGG GTGCAACAACTTGGATGCATGAGGTTCGCTCCGTTGAGAAGGACGCAGTTTGTGTGTCAAGATTGCGGAGCTGTGGTGTGATTCTTGTTGGGAAGGCCAACATGCATGAATTGGGCATGGGCACAACTGGAAACAATCCAAACTATGG AACAACCAGAAATCCTCATGCACTGGAAAGATATACAGGTGGATCCTCCTCTGGTCCAGCAGCAATTGTAGCTTCTGGACTATGTTCTGCTGCCCTTGGAACAGATGGTGGAG GTTCTGTCCGTATTCCTTCTTCCCTTTGCGGTGTTGTGGGCTTGAAAACAACTTATGGACGGACGAGCATGGAAGG GTCTATATGTGATGCTGGGACTGTGGAAATCATTGGACCAATAGCATCAACAGTGGAAGATGTCATATTAGT GTATGCAGCAATTTTGGGTTCTTCTCCAGAGGACAGAATCAGTTTGAGACCG CCTCCCCCCTGTTTTCCAGATTTGTCATCACTTGAGAATGCAAACACTTTGGGATCATTACGACTGGGGAAGTATACAGAG TGGTTTAATGATGTGCATTCAACTGATATCTCGGATGTCTGTGAAGATGTTCTTAAGCTTTTGTCAAAAAGCCATGGATGCGAA ACAATAGAGATGGTAATACCAGAACTACATGAGATGCGCACTGCTCATGTTGTCTCAATTGGATCGGAAACACAATGCTCGTTAAATCCGGATTGTGAAGACGG GAAAGGTGTGAAATTGACATATGATACTCGCATAAGTATGGCACTTTTTCGATCATTCACTGCATCAGATTATGTAGCTGCCCAATGTCTTAG ACGAAGGATAATGCACCATCACATGGAGATCTTCAAGAAGGTTGATGTCATAGTGACCCCAACAACTGG CATGACAGCCCCAAAAATACCATCTAGTGCTTTGAAAGATGGTGAGACAGATATGCAGGTTACAG CTTATCTCATGAGGTTCATTATTGCCGGTAATCTTCTTGGTCTTCCTGCCATTACCGTCCCTGTACGTTCTGcattcttttctcc CTTGACTTGA
- the LOC108463848 gene encoding phosphoglycerate mutase-like protein 1 isoform X3 — protein MSIGVNCSHCFPRHRPNSPTLMSSSSSLSSIIVCNMDTSAGPSLFPLHRCKTLHLVRHAQGIHNVDGDKNYKAYMSPEYFDAHITPLGWQQVDNLRKHVHECGLAKRIDLVITSPLLRTLQTAVGVFGGDGYTDRMDVVPLMVANAGNSGRAAISSLNCPPIVAVELCREHLGVHPCDKRRNISDYQFLFPAVDFSLIESDEDTWWKADVRETKEEVAARGQKFLNWLWTRKEKEIAIVTHSGFLFHTLSALGNDCHPLVKKEICKHFANCELRSMVIVDRSMIGFDPSTTNYPGKIPSGLDLPSDVVDEKAN, from the exons ATGTCTATCGGAGTAAACTGCAGTCATTGTTTTCCACGTCATCGACCCAATTCTCCAACTCTTATGTCTTCTTCATCATCCCTTTCCTCTATTATTGTTTGCA ATATGGATACCAGTGCTGGCCCGAGCTTGTTCCCTTTGCACCGCTGCAAAACTCTTCACTTG GTGAGGCATGCTCAGGGGATCCACAATGTAGATGGAGATAAGAACTATAAAGCATACATGTCTCCAGAATATTTTGATGCACACATTACCCCTCTTGGCTGGCAACAG GTGGATAATTTGCGTAAGCATGTCCATGAATGTGGCCTTGCTAAGAGGATTGATTTGGTTATTACATCCCCTTTGCTAAG GACATTGCAAACAGCTGTTGGGGTATTTGGTGGTGATGGTTATACAGATAGGATGGATGTAGTGCCACTTATGGTGGCAAATGCAGGAAATAGTGGTCGTGCTGCAATTTCAAGTCTAAACTGCCCACCGATCGTTGCAGTAGAACTTTGCCGAGAACATTTG GGAGTACATCCTTGCGATAAGAGGAGAAATATCAGTGACTATCAATTCCTTTTTCCTGCGGTTGATTTCTCACTG ATAGAAAGTGACGAGGATACATGGTGGAAAGCTGATGTTAGGGAGACAAAAGAGGAAGTTGCAGCCAGGGGGCAGAAGTTCCTGAACTG GTTGTGGACACGGAAAGAGAAGGAGATAGCCATTGTTACCCATAGTGGGTTCTTGTTTCATACATTAAGTGCACTTGGAAATGATTGTCATCCATTGGTGAAGAAAGAGATCTGCAAACA CTTTGCAAATTGCGAGCTTCGTTCCATGGTCATTGTTGATAGAAG tATGATAGGATTTGATCCTTCAACAACCAATTACCCTGGAAAGATTCCATCAGGATTGGATCTCCCAAGTGATGTTGTCGATGAGAAGGCTAACTAA
- the LOC108463848 gene encoding phosphoglycerate mutase-like protein 1 isoform X1 encodes MVYRKQYKTASQHHVYRSKLQSLFSTSSTQFSNSYVFFIIPFLYYCLQYGYQCWPELVPFAPLQNSSLGYSRLPSFLAFARKTRQCGLIKQYIQVRHAQGIHNVDGDKNYKAYMSPEYFDAHITPLGWQQVDNLRKHVHECGLAKRIDLVITSPLLRTLQTAVGVFGGDGYTDRMDVVPLMVANAGNSGRAAISSLNCPPIVAVELCREHLGVHPCDKRRNISDYQFLFPAVDFSLIESDEDTWWKADVRETKEEVAARGQKFLNWLWTRKEKEIAIVTHSGFLFHTLSALGNDCHPLVKKEICKHFANCELRSMVIVDRSMIGFDPSTTNYPGKIPSGLDLPSDVVDEKAN; translated from the exons ATGGTGTATAGGAAGCAGTACAAGACAGCATCACAGCACCATGTCTATCGGAGTAAACTGCAGTCATTGTTTTCCACGTCATCGACCCAATTCTCCAACTCTTATGTCTTCTTCATCATCCCTTTCCTCTATTATTGTTTGCA ATATGGATACCAGTGCTGGCCCGAGCTTGTTCCCTTTGCACCGCTGCAAAACTCTTCACTTG GATATTCAAGATTGCCTTCTTTCTTGGCTTTTGCTcgcaaaacaaggcaatgtggtcTTATAAAACAATACATCCAGGTGAGGCATGCTCAGGGGATCCACAATGTAGATGGAGATAAGAACTATAAAGCATACATGTCTCCAGAATATTTTGATGCACACATTACCCCTCTTGGCTGGCAACAG GTGGATAATTTGCGTAAGCATGTCCATGAATGTGGCCTTGCTAAGAGGATTGATTTGGTTATTACATCCCCTTTGCTAAG GACATTGCAAACAGCTGTTGGGGTATTTGGTGGTGATGGTTATACAGATAGGATGGATGTAGTGCCACTTATGGTGGCAAATGCAGGAAATAGTGGTCGTGCTGCAATTTCAAGTCTAAACTGCCCACCGATCGTTGCAGTAGAACTTTGCCGAGAACATTTG GGAGTACATCCTTGCGATAAGAGGAGAAATATCAGTGACTATCAATTCCTTTTTCCTGCGGTTGATTTCTCACTG ATAGAAAGTGACGAGGATACATGGTGGAAAGCTGATGTTAGGGAGACAAAAGAGGAAGTTGCAGCCAGGGGGCAGAAGTTCCTGAACTG GTTGTGGACACGGAAAGAGAAGGAGATAGCCATTGTTACCCATAGTGGGTTCTTGTTTCATACATTAAGTGCACTTGGAAATGATTGTCATCCATTGGTGAAGAAAGAGATCTGCAAACA CTTTGCAAATTGCGAGCTTCGTTCCATGGTCATTGTTGATAGAAG tATGATAGGATTTGATCCTTCAACAACCAATTACCCTGGAAAGATTCCATCAGGATTGGATCTCCCAAGTGATGTTGTCGATGAGAAGGCTAACTAA
- the LOC108463848 gene encoding phosphoglycerate mutase-like protein 1 isoform X4 — translation MDTSAGPSLFPLHRCKTLHLVRHAQGIHNVDGDKNYKAYMSPEYFDAHITPLGWQQVDNLRKHVHECGLAKRIDLVITSPLLRTLQTAVGVFGGDGYTDRMDVVPLMVANAGNSGRAAISSLNCPPIVAVELCREHLGVHPCDKRRNISDYQFLFPAVDFSLIESDEDTWWKADVRETKEEVAARGQKFLNWLWTRKEKEIAIVTHSGFLFHTLSALGNDCHPLVKKEICKHFANCELRSMVIVDRSMIGFDPSTTNYPGKIPSGLDLPSDVVDEKAN, via the exons ATGGATACCAGTGCTGGCCCGAGCTTGTTCCCTTTGCACCGCTGCAAAACTCTTCACTTG GTGAGGCATGCTCAGGGGATCCACAATGTAGATGGAGATAAGAACTATAAAGCATACATGTCTCCAGAATATTTTGATGCACACATTACCCCTCTTGGCTGGCAACAG GTGGATAATTTGCGTAAGCATGTCCATGAATGTGGCCTTGCTAAGAGGATTGATTTGGTTATTACATCCCCTTTGCTAAG GACATTGCAAACAGCTGTTGGGGTATTTGGTGGTGATGGTTATACAGATAGGATGGATGTAGTGCCACTTATGGTGGCAAATGCAGGAAATAGTGGTCGTGCTGCAATTTCAAGTCTAAACTGCCCACCGATCGTTGCAGTAGAACTTTGCCGAGAACATTTG GGAGTACATCCTTGCGATAAGAGGAGAAATATCAGTGACTATCAATTCCTTTTTCCTGCGGTTGATTTCTCACTG ATAGAAAGTGACGAGGATACATGGTGGAAAGCTGATGTTAGGGAGACAAAAGAGGAAGTTGCAGCCAGGGGGCAGAAGTTCCTGAACTG GTTGTGGACACGGAAAGAGAAGGAGATAGCCATTGTTACCCATAGTGGGTTCTTGTTTCATACATTAAGTGCACTTGGAAATGATTGTCATCCATTGGTGAAGAAAGAGATCTGCAAACA CTTTGCAAATTGCGAGCTTCGTTCCATGGTCATTGTTGATAGAAG tATGATAGGATTTGATCCTTCAACAACCAATTACCCTGGAAAGATTCCATCAGGATTGGATCTCCCAAGTGATGTTGTCGATGAGAAGGCTAACTAA
- the LOC108463848 gene encoding phosphoglycerate mutase-like protein 1 isoform X2, giving the protein MSIGVNCSHCFPRHRPNSPTLMSSSSSLSSIIVCSKVPVGVSQHLQFLSQHPSDMDTSAGPSLFPLHRCKTLHLVRHAQGIHNVDGDKNYKAYMSPEYFDAHITPLGWQQVDNLRKHVHECGLAKRIDLVITSPLLRTLQTAVGVFGGDGYTDRMDVVPLMVANAGNSGRAAISSLNCPPIVAVELCREHLGVHPCDKRRNISDYQFLFPAVDFSLIESDEDTWWKADVRETKEEVAARGQKFLNWLWTRKEKEIAIVTHSGFLFHTLSALGNDCHPLVKKEICKHFANCELRSMVIVDRSMIGFDPSTTNYPGKIPSGLDLPSDVVDEKAN; this is encoded by the exons ATGTCTATCGGAGTAAACTGCAGTCATTGTTTTCCACGTCATCGACCCAATTCTCCAACTCTTATGTCTTCTTCATCATCCCTTTCCTCTATTATTGTTTGCAGTAAGGTCCCAGTCGGAGTCAGTCAACATCTTCAATTTCTCTCGCAACACCCATCTG ATATGGATACCAGTGCTGGCCCGAGCTTGTTCCCTTTGCACCGCTGCAAAACTCTTCACTTG GTGAGGCATGCTCAGGGGATCCACAATGTAGATGGAGATAAGAACTATAAAGCATACATGTCTCCAGAATATTTTGATGCACACATTACCCCTCTTGGCTGGCAACAG GTGGATAATTTGCGTAAGCATGTCCATGAATGTGGCCTTGCTAAGAGGATTGATTTGGTTATTACATCCCCTTTGCTAAG GACATTGCAAACAGCTGTTGGGGTATTTGGTGGTGATGGTTATACAGATAGGATGGATGTAGTGCCACTTATGGTGGCAAATGCAGGAAATAGTGGTCGTGCTGCAATTTCAAGTCTAAACTGCCCACCGATCGTTGCAGTAGAACTTTGCCGAGAACATTTG GGAGTACATCCTTGCGATAAGAGGAGAAATATCAGTGACTATCAATTCCTTTTTCCTGCGGTTGATTTCTCACTG ATAGAAAGTGACGAGGATACATGGTGGAAAGCTGATGTTAGGGAGACAAAAGAGGAAGTTGCAGCCAGGGGGCAGAAGTTCCTGAACTG GTTGTGGACACGGAAAGAGAAGGAGATAGCCATTGTTACCCATAGTGGGTTCTTGTTTCATACATTAAGTGCACTTGGAAATGATTGTCATCCATTGGTGAAGAAAGAGATCTGCAAACA CTTTGCAAATTGCGAGCTTCGTTCCATGGTCATTGTTGATAGAAG tATGATAGGATTTGATCCTTCAACAACCAATTACCCTGGAAAGATTCCATCAGGATTGGATCTCCCAAGTGATGTTGTCGATGAGAAGGCTAACTAA